One window from the genome of Cuculus canorus isolate bCucCan1 chromosome 12, bCucCan1.pri, whole genome shotgun sequence encodes:
- the SNX1 gene encoding sorting nexin-1: MASGGAGSRSPSPALHQPPPFPDTRGGGAADSDTEGEDIFTGPSKPTALKKESPVPASSISKENGVRIEQDDQDLFADATVELSLDSAQNNQKKEPAKASDPASSLEVAASSSSRNSPKSYEELEEEEQEDKYELTIGVSDPEKVGDGMNAYVAYKVSTQTSMPMFRSKQFSVKRRFSDFLGLYEKLLEKHAQNGFIVPPPPEKSLIGMTKVKVGKEDSSSAEFLEKRRAALERYLRRVVSHPTMLQDPDVREFLEKEELPRAVGTQTLSGAGILKMFNKATDAVSKMTIKMNESDIWFEEKLQEVECETSGWRKLHGVVEMLVNHRKELALNTSPVCKEPGHAGELGGTNTALSRHCPNWLRVEEKIEAATPGTG; this comes from the exons ATGGCGTCGGGCGGTGCCGGCTCCCGCTCCCCCTCGCCCGCCCTCCACCAGCCCCCGCCCTTTCCCGACacccgcggcggcggcgcggccgACAGCGACACGGAGGGCGAGGACATCTTCACCGGCCCC AGCAAGcccacagcactgaaaaaagaatCTCCTGTCCCTGCGAGCAGCATCTCCAAAGAGAATGGGGTTCGCATAGAGCAAGATGACCAGGACTTATTTGCAG ATGCCACCGTCGAGCTGTCTCTAGACAGTGCACAAAACAACCAGAAGAAGGAGCCGGCCAAAGCATCCGATCCTGCCTCCTCTTTAGAAGTAGCTGCAAGTTCTTCTTCCAGAAACTCTCCAAAGAGCTACGAGGAG ctggaagaggaggaacaggagGACAAATATGAGCTGACCATAGGAGTGAGTGACCCAGAGAAAGTTG GGGATGGTATGAATGCGTACGTAGCCTACAAAGTGTCAACACAG ACGAGCATGCCAATGTTCAGGAGCAAGCAGTTCTCAGTGAAAAGGAGATTCAGTGACTTTCTGGGTCTCTATGAGAAGCTGTTGGAGAAGCATGCCCAGAATGGGTTCATCGTTCCTCCACCGCCTGAGAAGAGTCTCATAG GAATGACCAAAGTGAAAGTTGGGAAAGAAGACTCCTCCTCTGCAGAGTTCCTAGAGAAAAGACGGGCTGCTCTAGAGAG GTACCTACGGAGAGTGGTCAGCCATCCAACAATGCTGCAGGACCCTGACGTCAGGGAGTTCTTGGAAAAGGAGGAG CTACCAAGAGCAGTAGGCACCCAGACCCTGAGTGGAGCAGGAATACTGAAGATGTTCAACAAAGCTACGGATGCTGTCAGCAAAATGACCATCAAGATGAATGAATCGGACATA TGGTTCgaggagaagctgcaggaggTGGAGTGTGAGACCAGCGGCTGGCGGAAGCTGCACGGTGTTGTTGAGATGCTAGTGAACCACAGGAA AGAGCTAGCGTTGAACACGAGCCCAGTTTGCAAAGAGCCTGGCCATGCTGGGGAGCTCGGAGGGACAAACACGGCCCTGTCCCGGCATTGTCCCAATTGGCTGAGGGTGGAAGAGAAGATCGAGGCAGCTACACCAGGAACAGGCTAA